In the genome of Pseudomonas sp. LBUM920, one region contains:
- a CDS encoding LysR family transcriptional regulator, whose protein sequence is MDSLGGMAVFVQAGEVGSFVGAGRNLGISASAVSKSIARLEVKLGVRLFHRSTRSLTLTAEGTRFLQRCRRVIQELEAAGEELRQTASLPQGPLRVSLPMIGKPFLPVFADFQLLYPDIQLDLEFTDRLVDIIGEGFDAVVRSGMPKDSGLSARCLGRYRMLAVGSPGYFTRHGLPTRPRDLLEHRCIHFRFPDTGKLQRWLIREPEQPELELPRTLISNSVEGRVCFALKGLGITYAADFMVREYLASGELCAVLEPYSEETSTFNLLWPSGSQVPLKLRVLIDFLSRRIGFLS, encoded by the coding sequence ATGGACAGTTTGGGGGGCATGGCGGTGTTCGTGCAGGCTGGCGAAGTCGGCAGTTTCGTCGGTGCAGGGCGAAACCTGGGTATCTCGGCCTCGGCGGTCAGCAAAAGCATTGCGCGGCTGGAAGTGAAGCTTGGCGTGCGGCTGTTTCACCGCAGTACTCGCAGCCTGACGCTGACGGCTGAGGGCACACGTTTTCTGCAACGGTGTCGGCGGGTCATTCAGGAGCTGGAAGCGGCAGGGGAGGAGTTACGCCAGACCGCCTCTTTGCCTCAGGGGCCTTTGCGGGTAAGCCTGCCGATGATCGGCAAGCCGTTTCTGCCGGTGTTTGCCGACTTCCAGTTGCTGTACCCGGATATCCAGCTGGACCTGGAATTCACCGATCGCCTGGTGGACATCATCGGCGAAGGTTTTGATGCCGTGGTGCGCAGCGGCATGCCCAAGGACTCTGGCTTGTCGGCCCGTTGCCTGGGCCGTTACCGCATGCTCGCGGTCGGTTCGCCGGGGTACTTTACCCGGCACGGTCTGCCAACACGGCCCCGCGATTTGCTTGAACACCGCTGCATTCACTTTCGCTTTCCCGACACGGGCAAGCTGCAGCGCTGGCTGATTCGAGAGCCTGAGCAACCTGAGCTGGAGCTGCCGCGCACGCTGATCAGCAACTCGGTGGAGGGCCGCGTGTGTTTTGCGCTCAAAGGCTTGGGGATCACGTACGCGGCAGACTTCATGGTCAGGGAATACCTGGCGTCGGGTGAGTTGTGTGCGGTGCTGGAGCCGTATAGCGAGGAGACCAGCACCTTCAACC
- a CDS encoding NAD-dependent epimerase/dehydratase family protein encodes MSIFLTGANGYVGGTVALRLINAGYAIRGLVRDEEKARQVQALGIEPVIGNLDDLALLAKEARAADGVIHTADSDHLGAVQTFIQALAGSGKPLLHTSGSSVIGDDAQGLAVNPAVFDEDSIFVVAASKQPRRDIELTVLGAATQNIRAVVICPSSIYGTGTGVHTQSVQIPWLITQAQESGVVRVVGTGVNRWSNVHIHDVAELYLLALQNAPAGAFCFVENGEASFLEIGQALARRLKLEPLGFWSVEQATERWGYLHAHYTFGTNSRVTAKRARQELGWAPTHASVLEWIEQDRVL; translated from the coding sequence ATGAGCATATTTCTGACAGGCGCCAATGGGTATGTCGGGGGCACCGTCGCCCTGCGACTGATCAACGCCGGCTACGCCATTCGAGGCCTGGTGCGCGATGAAGAAAAAGCGCGCCAGGTGCAGGCATTGGGCATCGAACCGGTCATCGGCAACCTCGATGACCTGGCACTGCTGGCCAAGGAAGCGCGCGCCGCCGACGGCGTCATTCACACGGCTGACAGCGACCATCTCGGCGCCGTGCAGACCTTCATCCAGGCGCTGGCAGGCTCGGGCAAACCGTTGCTGCACACCAGCGGCTCCAGCGTGATCGGCGACGATGCCCAGGGTTTAGCCGTCAACCCTGCCGTATTTGATGAAGACAGCATCTTCGTGGTGGCCGCCTCCAAACAACCGCGCCGCGACATAGAGCTCACAGTGCTCGGCGCCGCCACACAAAACATTCGCGCGGTGGTGATTTGCCCCAGCAGCATTTATGGCACCGGGACCGGCGTGCACACGCAAAGCGTGCAGATTCCCTGGCTGATCACTCAGGCTCAGGAAAGTGGCGTGGTGCGCGTGGTCGGCACTGGCGTCAATCGCTGGTCCAACGTGCACATCCACGATGTCGCCGAGCTTTACCTGCTGGCCCTGCAAAACGCCCCGGCCGGCGCGTTCTGCTTCGTCGAAAACGGCGAGGCGTCGTTCCTTGAGATCGGCCAGGCGCTAGCCCGTCGCCTCAAGCTCGAACCGCTGGGGTTCTGGAGCGTGGAGCAAGCGACCGAGCGCTGGGGCTATTTGCACGCGCACTACACCTTCGGCACCAACAGCCGGGTCACGGCCAAACGCGCACGCCAGGAGTTGGGCTGGGCGCCCACCCACGCGTCGGTCCTGGAGTGGATTGAACAGGACAGGGTGCTATGA
- a CDS encoding SDR family NAD(P)-dependent oxidoreductase — MSKVWLITGSASGIGKGIAHAALAAGDQVVATDLDLARLHDVFGACGDQVLSLQLDIRDQAQAHAAVSACIARFGRLDVLVNNAGYGQFGPFEEIDADAVERQFATNVLGTFNVTRAALPTLREQRSGHILNMSSNGGFKGVAGASMYSASKFALEGFSESLAQEIASFGIRLTVVEPGAFRTDFLDPRALKLASGSIPDYDDYRASALAVFAARNHQQPGDPARLGNALVRLVNEPVPPLRFIAGADALSVINAKLAAVAKETAAWLELSLSTDFPTHQEPTA, encoded by the coding sequence ATGAGCAAGGTCTGGCTGATTACCGGCAGTGCCAGCGGCATCGGCAAAGGTATTGCGCACGCGGCGCTGGCAGCGGGCGACCAAGTGGTGGCAACCGACCTTGACCTTGCGCGCTTGCACGACGTCTTCGGCGCCTGCGGCGACCAGGTCTTGAGCCTGCAACTGGATATTCGTGACCAGGCCCAGGCGCATGCCGCCGTCAGCGCGTGTATCGCGCGCTTTGGCCGCCTCGACGTGCTGGTCAATAACGCCGGGTATGGCCAGTTCGGGCCTTTCGAGGAAATCGACGCCGACGCCGTCGAGCGCCAGTTCGCCACCAACGTACTGGGCACCTTCAACGTGACACGCGCAGCCCTGCCGACCCTGCGTGAGCAGCGCAGCGGGCACATCCTGAACATGTCGTCCAATGGCGGCTTCAAAGGGGTGGCCGGTGCGTCGATGTACTCCGCCAGCAAATTTGCCCTCGAGGGTTTCTCTGAGTCGCTGGCGCAAGAGATCGCCAGCTTCGGGATTCGCCTCACCGTGGTCGAGCCCGGCGCCTTTCGCACCGACTTCCTCGACCCGCGCGCGCTGAAGCTGGCCAGCGGCAGCATTCCCGACTACGACGACTACCGGGCCAGCGCGCTGGCCGTGTTCGCTGCGCGCAACCACCAACAGCCCGGCGATCCGGCACGCCTGGGCAACGCCTTGGTGCGCCTGGTCAATGAGCCGGTGCCGCCGCTGCGGTTTATCGCCGGCGCCGACGCACTGAGCGTCATCAACGCCAAGCTGGCCGCGGTCGCCAAGGAAACCGCCGCGTGGCTGGAACTCAGCCTGAGTACCGATTTCCCCACCCATCAGGAGCCAACAGCATGA
- a CDS encoding nuclear transport factor 2 family protein codes for MSLQALSARLDNLESHMAIQRLIAEYAHAFDRRDEALLRSIWHADAVLALGAAFGHFVGVDAIVDSAHQNWAHMPHMHHWMANTLIELEGETATAQAAVDCMVLHRELGQVQISGHYHDRLERRGGRWAFVERRFDLHYLTPLPHWKPVAGSEAPADTASA; via the coding sequence ATGAGCCTGCAAGCATTGAGCGCGCGCCTGGATAACCTCGAAAGCCACATGGCGATTCAACGTCTGATTGCCGAGTACGCACACGCCTTTGATCGTCGCGATGAAGCGTTGCTGCGCAGTATCTGGCATGCAGATGCCGTGCTGGCGTTGGGCGCTGCGTTCGGTCACTTCGTGGGTGTCGACGCGATTGTCGACTCCGCTCACCAGAACTGGGCGCACATGCCCCACATGCATCACTGGATGGCCAATACGCTGATCGAGCTGGAGGGTGAAACGGCCACCGCCCAGGCTGCAGTGGATTGCATGGTGTTACACCGTGAGCTGGGGCAGGTGCAAATCAGCGGCCATTACCACGACCGGCTCGAACGTCGGGGTGGGCGTTGGGCCTTTGTCGAGCGCCGATTCGACCTGCACTACCTCACGCCGCTGCCCCACTGGAAGCCGGTGGCCGGTAGCGAGGCGCCTGCCGATACTGCCTCGGCGTAA
- a CDS encoding AraC family transcriptional regulator, with the protein MLPSAFASLFQANRPHDMQQLLAGVAQLLPMLDVLPNAAIFIKDIEARYVLANHTLVQRCGLKQLQPLLGKTSAQVFPAQLGPGYTEQDRRVLEQGFVLEDQLELHLYGTREPGWCLTHKWPLYSDVNQIIGLAGISVDLQSASETHPAYQRLAAVDAHIRTHFNRRVSLGELTRIAGISVAQLERYCKRVFHLTPRQMIQKVRLEHAHRLLHTELPITEVALQCGYTDHSAFTRQFKALTGFTPRQYRQAPRYRPPASSGAAA; encoded by the coding sequence ATGCTGCCGAGCGCATTTGCGAGCCTTTTTCAGGCCAATCGTCCCCACGACATGCAGCAGCTATTGGCCGGGGTGGCGCAGCTGTTGCCGATGCTCGACGTGCTCCCCAATGCCGCGATCTTCATCAAGGACATCGAGGCGCGCTACGTGCTCGCCAACCACACGCTGGTGCAGCGCTGCGGCCTCAAGCAGCTGCAACCGCTGCTGGGCAAGACCAGTGCGCAGGTGTTCCCCGCGCAGCTGGGGCCGGGCTATACCGAACAGGATCGGCGCGTGCTGGAACAGGGGTTTGTGCTTGAGGACCAGCTGGAACTGCACCTGTATGGCACGCGCGAACCCGGCTGGTGCCTGACGCACAAGTGGCCGCTGTACAGCGATGTCAACCAGATCATCGGCCTGGCGGGCATCTCCGTCGACCTGCAGTCAGCCAGCGAAACGCACCCGGCGTATCAGCGCCTGGCCGCTGTCGACGCGCACATCCGCACGCATTTCAACCGGCGCGTCAGCCTCGGTGAACTGACGCGCATCGCCGGCATTTCCGTGGCGCAGCTGGAGCGCTACTGCAAACGCGTGTTCCACCTGACGCCACGGCAGATGATCCAGAAAGTGCGTCTGGAACACGCGCACCGGTTGCTGCATACCGAACTGCCGATCACCGAGGTCGCGCTGCAATGCGGCTACACCGACCACAGCGCGTTCACTCGCCAGTTCAAGGCATTGACCGGCTTTACGCCGAGGCAGTATCGGCAGGCGCCTCGCTACCGGCCACCGGCTTCCAGTGGGGCAGCGGCGTGA
- a CDS encoding APC family permease — protein sequence MSAQGKFKKQLSLMDLTFIGLGAIFGSGWLFAASHVSAIAGPAGIFSWLIGGFAVLLLGIVYCELGAALPRAGGVVRYPVYSHGPLLGYLMGFITLIAFSSLVAIEVVASRQYAAAWFPGLTKAGSSDPTPLGWLMQLALLCLFFVLNYRSVKTFAIANNLVSVFKFIVPLLVIGVLFTFFKPANFQAQGFAPFGLSGIEMAVSAGGVIFAYLGLTPIISVASEVKHPQRTIPIALILSVLLSTAIYVLLQTAFLGGVPTEMLANGWAGISKELALPYRDIALALGVGWLAYLVVADAVISPSGCGNIYMNATPRVVYGWAQTGTFFKIFTRIDEKSGIPRPALWLTFGLSVFWTLPFPSWEALINVVSAALILSYAVAPVTVAALRRNAPGMPRPFRVKGMAVLGPLSFIIAALIVYWSGWSTVSWLLGLQILMFGVYLLCARWVPTAHLNIKQQVRSSAWLIGFYAATLLLSKLGSFGGLGVLSHPFDTLIVAACALGIYYWGAATGVPAHLVRLEHEDDESEAVSQPRHSAPLSPATH from the coding sequence ATGTCTGCTCAAGGCAAGTTCAAGAAACAACTTTCATTGATGGACCTGACCTTCATCGGGCTGGGCGCCATCTTCGGTTCGGGCTGGCTGTTCGCGGCCAGTCACGTCTCGGCCATCGCCGGACCGGCCGGAATTTTTTCCTGGCTGATCGGTGGGTTCGCCGTGCTGCTGCTGGGCATCGTCTATTGCGAACTCGGCGCTGCCCTGCCCCGTGCCGGCGGGGTGGTGCGTTACCCGGTGTATTCCCACGGCCCGCTGTTGGGCTACCTGATGGGTTTTATCACGCTGATTGCGTTTTCAAGCCTTGTGGCGATTGAAGTGGTTGCCTCGCGCCAATACGCCGCTGCCTGGTTTCCCGGGCTGACCAAGGCCGGCTCCAGCGACCCCACCCCCTTGGGCTGGCTGATGCAATTGGCCCTGCTGTGCCTGTTCTTTGTGCTTAATTACCGCAGTGTGAAGACCTTCGCCATCGCCAATAACCTGGTGAGTGTGTTCAAGTTCATCGTGCCGCTGCTGGTGATTGGCGTGCTGTTCACCTTCTTTAAACCGGCGAACTTCCAGGCCCAGGGTTTTGCCCCGTTCGGCCTGTCGGGCATTGAGATGGCGGTGTCGGCCGGCGGCGTGATTTTTGCCTATCTGGGCCTGACGCCGATCATCTCGGTGGCCAGTGAAGTGAAGCACCCGCAACGCACAATCCCGATCGCGTTGATCCTCTCCGTGCTGCTCTCGACGGCGATCTATGTGCTGCTGCAAACCGCGTTCCTCGGCGGCGTGCCCACCGAGATGCTCGCCAACGGTTGGGCGGGGATCAGCAAGGAACTCGCGCTGCCTTATCGCGATATTGCCTTGGCGCTGGGTGTGGGCTGGCTGGCGTACCTAGTGGTGGCGGACGCGGTGATCTCGCCCAGCGGCTGCGGCAATATCTACATGAATGCCACGCCGCGCGTGGTGTATGGCTGGGCGCAGACCGGCACGTTCTTCAAGATCTTCACGCGCATTGATGAGAAATCCGGCATCCCGCGCCCGGCGCTGTGGCTGACCTTTGGCCTGTCGGTGTTCTGGACCCTGCCGTTCCCATCCTGGGAAGCGCTGATCAATGTGGTGTCGGCCGCGCTGATCCTGAGCTACGCCGTCGCCCCGGTGACCGTCGCCGCGCTGCGCCGCAATGCACCGGGCATGCCACGGCCATTTCGGGTCAAGGGCATGGCGGTACTCGGCCCGCTGTCGTTCATCATCGCCGCGCTGATTGTGTACTGGTCCGGCTGGAGCACCGTGTCGTGGCTGCTCGGCCTGCAAATCCTGATGTTTGGGGTGTACCTGCTGTGCGCACGCTGGGTGCCGACCGCGCACCTGAACATCAAGCAGCAAGTGCGCTCGTCGGCGTGGCTGATCGGCTTTTACGCGGCGACCCTCCTGCTCTCCAAACTCGGCAGCTTTGGTGGCCTCGGCGTGCTCAGCCACCCGTTTGACACGCTGATCGTCGCGGCCTGCGCCTTGGGCATTTATTACTGGGGCGCGGCCACCGGCGTGCCTGCCCACCTTGTGCGCCTGGAACACGAAGACGACGAAAGCGAAGCCGTCAGCCAACCCCGGCACAGCGCACCCTTGTCCCCGGCCACCCACTGA
- a CDS encoding 4-hydroxyproline epimerase, with product MKRLHVIDSHTGGEPTRLVLDGFPSLTGSSIAEQLQNLRTEHDRWRRACLLEPRGNDVLVGALYCEPVTAGATCGVIFFNNTGYLGMCGHGTIGLVASLHHLGRIEPGVHSIDTPVGSVTATLHEDGAVTLRNVPAYRHRHHVAVDVPGHGVVHGDIAWGGNWFFLVSQHGQTLEMSNVDALTDYTWTMLKALENQGIHGADGALIDHVELFADDANADSRNFVMCPGKAYDRSPCGTGTSAKLACLAADGKLAPGAIWVQASITGSQFEGRYEWDGERVRPFITGRAYMTADSTLLIDAQDPFAWGI from the coding sequence ATGAAACGGTTGCACGTGATCGACTCCCATACCGGCGGCGAACCCACGCGCCTGGTGCTGGACGGCTTTCCCTCGCTGACAGGCAGCAGTATCGCCGAGCAACTGCAGAACCTGCGCACCGAGCACGACCGGTGGCGCCGGGCCTGCCTGCTGGAACCGCGAGGCAATGATGTACTGGTCGGCGCGCTGTACTGCGAGCCGGTCACTGCGGGTGCGACGTGCGGGGTGATCTTCTTCAACAACACCGGCTACCTCGGCATGTGTGGCCACGGCACCATCGGGCTGGTCGCCTCGTTGCACCACTTGGGCCGCATCGAGCCCGGCGTTCACAGCATCGACACGCCGGTCGGCTCTGTAACGGCCACCCTGCACGAAGACGGCGCCGTGACCCTGCGCAACGTGCCCGCCTATCGCCATCGCCACCACGTGGCAGTGGACGTGCCGGGCCATGGCGTGGTCCACGGCGACATTGCCTGGGGCGGCAACTGGTTTTTCCTGGTTTCGCAGCACGGTCAAACGCTTGAGATGAGCAACGTCGATGCCCTCACCGACTACACCTGGACGATGCTCAAGGCTTTGGAAAACCAAGGCATCCACGGCGCCGATGGCGCGCTGATCGACCATGTCGAACTGTTCGCAGACGACGCCAACGCCGACAGCCGCAATTTCGTCATGTGCCCCGGCAAAGCCTACGACCGCTCGCCGTGCGGCACCGGCACCAGCGCCAAGCTCGCGTGCCTGGCCGCCGACGGCAAGCTCGCGCCCGGTGCGATCTGGGTGCAAGCCAGCATCACCGGCAGCCAATTCGAAGGCCGCTATGAATGGGACGGCGAGCGCGTACGCCCCTTTATCACCGGCCGCGCCTACATGACCGCCGACAGCACCCTGCTGATCGACGCGCAGGACCCTTTCGCCTGGGGCATCTGA
- a CDS encoding dihydrodipicolinate synthase family protein, producing the protein MSDNIFTGCIPALMTPCTRERKPDFDALVAKGRELIDIGMSAVVYCGSMGDWPLLTEAQRQEGVARLVGAGVPTIVGTGAVNSREAVAHAAHAANVGAHGLMVIPRVLSRGASATAQKAHFSAILNAAPNLPAVIYNSPYYGFATRADLFFELRREHPNLIGFKEFGGAADLRYAAENITSQDDNVTLMVGVDTQVVHGFVNCNATGAITGIGNALPREVLHLVALSKQAAKGDAKARRLARELEAALGVLSSFDEGCDLVLYYKHLMVLNGDHGYALHFNETDVLSDAQRHYAEHQYALFRQWYANWSAEQNLA; encoded by the coding sequence ATGAGCGACAACATTTTCACCGGTTGCATCCCCGCGCTGATGACCCCGTGCACGCGTGAGCGCAAGCCGGACTTCGACGCCCTGGTGGCCAAGGGGCGCGAACTGATCGATATCGGCATGAGCGCCGTGGTGTACTGCGGCTCCATGGGTGACTGGCCGTTGCTCACCGAAGCCCAGCGCCAGGAAGGTGTGGCGCGCCTGGTGGGTGCCGGTGTACCGACCATTGTCGGCACGGGTGCGGTGAACAGCCGTGAGGCCGTGGCCCACGCAGCGCACGCGGCCAACGTCGGTGCCCATGGCCTGATGGTGATCCCGCGCGTGCTGTCACGCGGTGCGTCGGCGACCGCGCAAAAGGCGCACTTCTCGGCCATTCTCAATGCCGCGCCAAACCTGCCGGCGGTGATCTACAACAGCCCGTACTACGGCTTTGCCACCCGCGCCGACCTGTTCTTCGAACTGCGCCGCGAACACCCCAACCTCATCGGTTTCAAGGAATTTGGCGGCGCTGCCGACCTGCGTTACGCGGCTGAAAACATCACCTCCCAGGACGATAACGTGACCCTGATGGTCGGCGTCGACACCCAGGTGGTGCACGGCTTCGTCAACTGCAACGCCACCGGCGCCATCACCGGCATCGGCAATGCGCTGCCACGTGAAGTGCTGCACCTGGTGGCCCTGAGCAAGCAAGCCGCCAAAGGTGACGCCAAGGCGCGGCGCCTGGCCCGCGAACTGGAAGCGGCGCTGGGCGTGCTGTCCTCCTTCGACGAAGGCTGCGACCTGGTGCTGTATTACAAACATCTGATGGTGCTCAACGGTGACCACGGTTACGCCCTGCACTTTAATGAAACCGACGTGCTCAGTGATGCGCAGCGCCATTATGCCGAGCACCAATACGCGCTGTTCCGCCAGTGGTACGCCAACTGGTCGGCCGAACAGAACCTCGCCTGA